The DNA region CGACCAAACAGGCGTCATACTTagtttcattttttaaaacctaacaaataaacaaataaacatataaatatataatatatacatatacatttatatatttatttatttttatattacttCTAATAAATTTAGGTCATCgttaaaaattaaaagcTCCTCAGGATTTTCAATCCCACACTTTTCCAACCACCATATAATCTACACAAtgggaaaaaaaataaaataaaataaaataaaataaaaatatccACATAaagttttatatatatatatatatatatatatattatatttcatatatatattccattaataattttgttaatatatatattaccaATATTTTAAGTTTCATATCATTCTTcttaatattaataacaGGTATAAAAAACATTATGGGGTCATCTTTTTTCTTCCCAATTAAATTTGTCTTTAATGAGTAccatatgaataaaaaaaaactataAATGATAGATGAGCACACAGAATCCTGAAGTAATTTCAATATAAAAGTAgacaaataaaataaataatatgacacacatgaatattatatattacatgtaattacaataaatattatatattacatgtaatattgaattttttttttttttttttttttttttttttttttttaccaAATCTGCTGTTATATTTCCAAAGgtaaaaacaaaatgaatattttgttgagaatttatatttttagaatattcatataatgattttttacaagaatataaataagcgcataacatatttttcatcgtatcattttttttcaaatagTTGTCGGTATATgatttataattaataagattcaatatgtttttctttttatcttctactatatgttttatttcCATAAAATCGTCCTTTCTTAATCCCAGCACtaacacaaaaaaaaaaaaaaaaataaaaccatatatatataatttatatttatgtcttatatatatatatatatatatatatatatattttatgaaacCTTGCTTTGTTCCTATATTTgtttccttttttataaacCTACCATTAACCAGATGATAAAACCAGGGTGCTCGATTTACTTGATATAAATTGTTCTCATCAAAAAATTTGGGATCTTCATAGAAAAACAATATTTCCTCCTCCTCattcaaattattattacttgacatttttatttataagatacataaatatatatatatatttatatatttaatgatatttattttaaaacCTTTTAAATTCAATTcaaatttttaaattcaaTTCAAATTTTCAAATTTATAGATgcttaaaaaaatataaaatgttcATGTTGAAATTactaaaaaataatttgtatAATACACATGAATGtatctcttttttttttttttttttccaataaatataaaaaaataaaaataaaataaaaataaaataaaaataataatatatatatatattagaaaaaatcataaataatttttaattatgCTTATCAAAAATTGTTTTTATCAATccatatataaatatatatatatatatatatatatatatatatatatatatttatacttctctatttatatttcatcATATAGGGAACAAAAatcaaatgaaaaaaaaaaatattaagaatattttgttcttaTCCTTATTGTAGatataaaacaaaagaTACTTgtcatcatatatatttattattattttgtttttgtattaataaatgtataacttttttaatatttatatataaaagttCAAAATTTTATCCCTCAAGAAATTAATAGAAACATAACAagtattaaaaattatcaaactacaaaatataatataaatataatataaatataatataaatataatataaatgtaatataaatatttaatatatatatatatatatatctatttttttacCACTTGTTTTATTATGACTAATTGTTGCTTTCGATgttgtatattttatgaagATGCACAAGAAGAGGACTATTTATTTTTCgatgaatattttttaaaagattacaatgaaaaaaatgatgataaaaaaataaaagaagaatgtaataataaaaaggaacCACCCTctttagaaaataataaaaaaaaattcttagattatatacaaaatgaaGCAGATAGTAAAAATTGCCCCCTTaaggatatatataaagatatatatatcaatttttatgtatgcaaaaaatgtaatggatttcataatatagatataatcttattttataatgaGAACAGCAAATTTCATCATGATCTTAAACAATATGTAGACGATGTACTCATTATAATAgatcaaaatataaaaaataatattattaataatatgaaatatattatcgAATCCTATACTAACAATGTAgatatcatttttttttttctctatttatatgtaaataatatattaaatagTAACTTCCTTTTCAACATACAATCTTATAATGagtattatattaaaataaaaaagtttatcatattagaaaatattatacaaagTCACCAACcttatttaaataatagAATACATAAAATGTTCTCATATTTtctcatatatatattcatgtttttttcttataatcACATCTTTAAAACACTCAATCTTGACCACCACCAAATCAATCTTATTACAACCTTGTATGACAATTCAGTGTTAGTTtttagaaataaaatatgtgaacataaaaataataaaataaattataaagaaCACATAAACGATAAAACCTTAGATGATATACACTTATACAACGTAATGCAATCTGCAAATGATAGTTTTGTTAGTGACCACAGAAAAggatataataaaaaaagaaaaaaagacaATCAAAAAGGATgtaaaaatgaaaataaaaatgaaaatatttataaatatgatgaaactaatatatatacacataataaacacaattataatgattataacaataatacAGGTAACCATGAAATGGTAGGACATAATAAAGATTTAAAAGAAGTAAGTCATATAAAACAAAGTGAGCTTAACATAAGAACATCAGAACATTCTTCTCATTATAACGAACAAGAAAAagtaatattaaatgaatcTAAAACTTATCAGATGTATATATCgtttaataatttatgtatttgtggatattataataaatataataaagaaatatcACAAACAGAGTggataataaataatatatctaacAGCGTATTATCAATTGAAGAATGTATTTCACATATTTTCAATAatgttttttctttttcaaCCTCTACATTTATAGGATCAGGTCGAGAAGATAAAGATGCACGAATGATGAATATAGGAAGACCATTCGTTTATGTTTTAAAAGACACcaaattttcttttttaaatttttttttattttttagtAATTTGTCAAATAAACAAAAAGGattgaaaaattataatacTATGAATCTAAAAACGATAGAAGAATATAACCAATTCCTTATacaacaaaataaaaataatataaaaaaagaacagtatgaatatattttaaaaaatgatatacaaaaaaatacaaacctaccatatgataataacaattataatcatcatcaaaatgatattaaagaacaaaatttacaacttaatgatatatatccattaattaaacaaaaaaaagaaaataattcCTTATCTATTTTAgatatcaaaaaaaatatttttatgaacatatttttacatattgAAAATCTAAAACAAcaatcatataataataacatagAGGATATGTcacaaaatattattaataatatatataatttaaatagTTTTTTTAAACTACCCCTTTCTTATAGTTTTAATAAGGAACTAGAAGTCCTTTTTTCAAATATGTGctcatttaaatataattcaaattatatgtattctttaaatattaaaaaggaCACTGAAACAAATATCCTTActaatataaaagaaaaaaaagaacaaattaaaaaaaataatgataacaacaatataaataataatccACATGATATTAATCAATTGGCTGAAATTAAATTAAACAATTTAAGTTTTAGCACGAATTATGAGTTGGTAAAAAAACTTATGAAATATGGagaagaaagaaaaaaagaatataaatgtatCATCTATCATTCTTctaaaatgaataaaaataaaatacaagaaattaatgaacaaatatataattatgaacCACAAACATTAAcatatgtattaaatattatgcAGAAAACACCAATTAGGGTTCTTCATAGAAGGTCATTAATAAATAGAGAAAGGAAAATATTTcaatttaaattaatttatctACATGaacatttttctttattatatttattagCTCAATCAGGACTCTATATTAAAGAATTTGTAAATGGTGATAAGGGAAGAACCATACCTAATTTAAAACAATTTTTTGGAGATGACACatatgttaatattttaaatttgGACGTAGCAAAATTGGTATATGATTGAAATGGATATAATAACAAccttatatatattgttattttatatatatatatatatatatattttcaatcattaataaatacattaattcaaagtaaaaaaatttaaataaataaaaatatatatatatatatatatatatatatatatatatatatatgtgtcaactttttattttttattttttatttttttttttttttttttttttttttttttatatttttttctattttttttattttttattttaaaatattttattttttaatttaataaaatttttgaataaattaatattttatattatatttttttNNNNNNNNNNNNNNNNNNNNNNNNNNNNNNNNNNNNNNNNNNNNNNNNNNNNNNNNNNNNNNNNNNNNNNNNNNNNNNNNNNNNNNNNNNNNNNNNNNNNNNNNNNNNNNNNNNNNNNNNNNNNNNNNNNNNNNNNNNNNNNNNNNNNNNNNNNNNNNNNNNNNNNNNNNNNNNNNNNNNNNNNNNNNNNNNNNNNNNNNNNNNNNNNNNNNNNNNNNNNNNNNNNNNNNNNNNNNNNNNNNNNNNNNNNNNNNNNNNNNNNNNNNNNNNNNNNNNNNNNNNNNNNNNNNNNNNNNNNNNaacatataaatatattaatttaatataaataaaataataaatatataaaaaaataaaaaaataaattaaattaaattaaaaaaaattaaataaataaaaatatgtatatatatatatatatatttatatatatatatatattttttaaatttttattttttatttttttttttttttttttttttttttttttttttttgaatatattacataCATGTGAATAATACACGTATAAATGgaaattataaatgaactgaataaattatagtataaaatataatatatacatatatttttttttatatataattatgaacaaaaaaaaaaattttcattttgaaCTTTAAActtttcatttattttttttaatatataaacaggtaatataaaattatatatattatatataatatgtgtgtgtgtttataataaaatatgcATTTGATGTAgtatatgttttttttttttttttttataaaatggAAACACgatgaataaaaataaataaataaataaataaataaataaaatattaaaaataacacatacatatatatatatatatatttatgcCATATTTCACTTTTGA from Plasmodium gaboni strain SY75 chromosome 14, whole genome shotgun sequence includes:
- a CDS encoding hypothetical protein (conserved Plasmodium protein, unknown function); translated protein: MTNCCFRCCIFYEDAQEEDYLFFDEYFLKDYNEKNDDKKIKEECNNKKEPPSLENNKKKFLDYIQNEADSKNCPLKDIYKDIYINFYVCKKCNGFHNIDIILFYNENSKFHHDLKQYVDDVLIIIDQNIKNNIINNMKYIIESYTNNVDIIFFFLYLYVNNILNSNFLFNIQSYNEYYIKIKKFIILENIIQSHQPYLNNRIHKMFSYFLIYIFMFFSYNHIFKTLNLDHHQINLITTLYDNSVLVFRNKICEHKNNKINYKEHINDKTLDDIHLYNVMQSANDSFVSDHRKGYNKKRKKDNQKGCKNENKNENIYKYDETNIYTHNKHNYNDYNNNTGNHEMVGHNKDLKEVSHIKQSELNIRTSEHSSHYNEQEKVILNESKTYQMYISFNNLCICGYYNKYNKEISQTEWIINNISNSVLSIEECISHIFNNVFSFSTSTFIGSGREDKDARMMNIGRPFVYVLKDTKFSFLNFFLFFSNLSNKQKGLKNYNTMNLKTIEEYNQFLIQQNKNNIKKEQYEYILKNDIQKNTNLPYDNNNYNHHQNDIKEQNLQLNDIYPLIKQKKENNSLSILDIKKNIFMNIFLHIENLKQQSYNNNIEDMSQNIINNIYNLNSFFKLPLSYSFNKELEVLFSNMCSFKYNSNYMYSLNIKKDTETNILTNIKEKKEQIKKNNDNNNINNNPHDINQLAEIKLNNLSFSTNYELVKKLMKYGEERKKEYKCIIYHSSKMNKNKIQEINEQIYNYEPQTLTYVLNIMQKTPIRVLHRRSLINRERKIFQFKLIYLHEHFSLLYLLAQSGLYIKEFVNGDKGRTIPNLKQFFGDDTYVNILNLDVAKLVYD